The following nucleotide sequence is from Trifolium pratense cultivar HEN17-A07 linkage group LG2, ARS_RC_1.1, whole genome shotgun sequence.
ATCAAAATGTTTCACCTGCCgcatgataaaattaaaatacccAATTAAGAAAAGCATCAATTTTTACCAACAAAAGgtcaaaacaaagaaaaggaTGAAAAGGGATTAGGTTACCCAAGAAGATCGACATTGATTGACGAATTGATCCCTTGATTTTTTGCATTCTTTAGGATAAAGCAAACCCACTGATGCAATCTCTGTTGGTTTTTTGTCACATTCCTTTTCGAGGCATGAATAGAAAGCATCACGAGCctagttcaaaaaaaaaaaaaaacccaatcaAAATCAATATAACAGAAGAAGAAATGATAGAAATTCGATTGAAGAAAATACCTTGTAGCAAGAATCTCTGGCTTTGGCGAGGACATCGGAGTGGATTTTGTCGTCGTTTTGTGCTACAGCTGCATAAGCTTCCACCGCCATTGTTGATCGATAATTCAAAAACTCGATTCAGATTAAAAAACAAAGTACAAACTCTATCAATTTAGAGGGGCCGAATagcaattattttaattaatgggCATGTGGGTTGAAGTGTTAAACAAGTTACATTTTAAGCTCctaaaaactcaaattttag
It contains:
- the LOC123909191 gene encoding uncharacterized protein LOC123909191; protein product: MAVEAYAAVAQNDDKIHSDVLAKARDSCYKARDAFYSCLEKECDKKPTEIASVGLLYPKECKKSRDQFVNQCRSSWVKHFDRQHCQNKKAQQRLLDDIGSRRGPLSLPHAFKSTPSFS